In a genomic window of Synergistales bacterium:
- a CDS encoding RDD family protein: MGRRKAFDPARPRPWVRFWARCADYSLFSMVFFLLLLWGPFALWTARLHPVLVNVLFLGVYVPVEAWMIGTWGTTPGKWLFRVRLAARGGDVVPANAFARSFKVWFRGLGFGLPFVPIFTCVVAYRRLQRNGETSWDREEDFTVEHGRVGALRIAGAVLLFFLVGAARQHLG; encoded by the coding sequence ATGGGACGGAGGAAGGCCTTCGATCCCGCCCGGCCGCGCCCCTGGGTGCGCTTCTGGGCCCGCTGCGCGGACTACTCGCTCTTTTCCATGGTCTTCTTTCTCCTGCTCCTGTGGGGGCCCTTCGCGCTGTGGACGGCCCGGCTCCACCCCGTGCTCGTCAACGTGCTCTTTCTCGGTGTCTACGTTCCGGTGGAGGCCTGGATGATCGGAACCTGGGGGACCACGCCGGGGAAGTGGCTTTTCCGGGTGAGGCTGGCCGCCCGGGGGGGCGATGTCGTTCCGGCCAATGCCTTCGCCCGGAGCTTCAAGGTCTGGTTCCGGGGGCTGGGCTTCGGGCTGCCATTTGTGCCGATTTTCACCTGCGTCGTGGCCTACCGGAGGCTGCAGCGCAACGGGGAGACCTCCTGGGATAGGGAGGAGGACTTCACTGTGGAGCACGGCCGGGTCGGCGCCCTCCGGATCGCCGGCGCCGTCCTCCTCTTTTTCCTGGTCGGAGCGGCCCGGCAGCATCTGGGGTAG